From the genome of Nodosilinea sp. FACHB-141, one region includes:
- a CDS encoding MBL fold metallo-hydrolase — MGPRRIVLDCGLRDLSVLTAAGDVETDTPESVSKRSANRIASADLLFCSHAHSDHARGVWAFSQAFPQVPIYGSEVTAQLLPLNWLGAEVPPHLCQALPWQTPISLADDLTVQIWPAGHLPGAACALFTYHAPQRPYTVFFTGDFFMSNSRLVDGLPLEALRGLKPDVLIIEGSSGSARHPHRRQQENLLASTLHGLVQQGRSVLLPTPTLGIGQELVMLLRSHYQFTGQDITVWVDETVAAGCDLYLELMPAFPSSVQNFARHQPLFWDERILPRVRRLGTDGHPQGDSSGAPCIVIAHREVDLSDYCLASAQPWTVLLPDSFATAIADTVLGTPATEAGAALGWLQTLAAELESERVQLDTYQLTTHSDRVGTTQLIHNLRPQHVAFVHGKPTHLADLAGLEELQTRYQLHLPSAGKEVEFPIGDRFIQPAAPDPVFEGEITQVDDSVLLLLPEDLTTDPRWTALADTGLVQARWQGNDLVIKGLTQRDLLRTVTGGEAPWQPPSCQTCRFQREGRCHGGDSPLYGLQVSPDGVCPAFEARPTRPERDDEAMA; from the coding sequence ATGGGGCCACGGCGCATCGTGCTCGACTGCGGCCTGCGAGATCTGTCGGTTTTGACGGCGGCGGGCGATGTTGAAACCGATACTCCTGAGTCGGTTTCCAAACGCTCTGCGAATCGCATCGCCTCCGCCGACCTGCTCTTTTGTAGCCACGCCCACAGCGACCACGCTCGCGGTGTTTGGGCGTTTAGCCAGGCCTTTCCCCAAGTGCCCATCTACGGCAGCGAGGTGACCGCCCAGCTGTTACCCCTCAACTGGCTGGGCGCAGAGGTGCCGCCCCACCTCTGCCAGGCGCTGCCTTGGCAAACTCCCATCAGCTTGGCCGATGATTTGACGGTTCAAATTTGGCCCGCTGGGCACTTGCCGGGAGCCGCCTGCGCCCTATTCACCTACCACGCGCCCCAACGCCCCTACACGGTGTTTTTCACGGGCGATTTTTTTATGTCCAATTCGCGCTTGGTGGATGGTCTGCCCCTAGAGGCGCTGCGAGGCCTCAAGCCAGATGTGTTGATCATCGAAGGTAGCTCTGGGTCTGCCCGCCATCCCCACCGCCGCCAGCAGGAAAATTTGCTGGCCAGTACGCTCCATGGCCTAGTGCAGCAGGGGCGATCGGTGCTGCTGCCTACGCCAACCCTAGGCATTGGGCAGGAGCTGGTGATGCTGTTGCGCAGTCACTATCAGTTCACTGGCCAAGATATTACCGTCTGGGTCGATGAAACGGTGGCGGCAGGCTGCGACCTCTACCTGGAGCTGATGCCTGCCTTCCCCAGCAGCGTGCAGAATTTTGCCCGTCACCAGCCGCTATTTTGGGACGAGCGCATTTTGCCTCGCGTGCGCCGCTTAGGCACAGACGGTCACCCCCAGGGCGATTCTTCCGGTGCCCCCTGCATTGTGATCGCCCACCGTGAAGTCGATCTCAGCGACTACTGCCTCGCCTCGGCCCAACCCTGGACCGTGCTGCTGCCCGACTCGTTTGCCACCGCCATTGCCGATACGGTGCTGGGCACGCCCGCTACCGAAGCTGGGGCCGCCCTGGGCTGGCTGCAAACCCTGGCCGCCGAGCTGGAGTCTGAGCGGGTGCAGCTCGACACCTACCAGCTCACCACCCACAGCGATCGCGTCGGCACCACCCAGCTAATCCACAACCTCAGGCCCCAGCACGTGGCCTTTGTCCACGGCAAGCCCACTCACCTAGCTGACCTGGCTGGGCTAGAAGAACTGCAAACCCGCTACCAGCTCCACCTGCCCTCTGCCGGTAAGGAAGTGGAGTTTCCCATCGGCGATCGCTTCATTCAGCCCGCCGCCCCCGACCCAGTCTTTGAAGGCGAAATCACCCAGGTCGACGACAGTGTACTGCTGCTGTTGCCCGAAGACCTCACCACCGACCCCCGCTGGACGGCCCTGGCCGACACCGGCCTGGTCCAGGCCCGCTGGCAGGGCAACGATTTAGTAATCAAAGGGCTAACCCAGCGCGACCTGCTGCGTACCGTAACGGGTGGAGAGGCTCCCTGGCAACCGCCCAGCTGTCAAACCTGTCG